A single genomic interval of Ruminococcus sp. NK3A76 harbors:
- the lon gene encoding endopeptidase La, with product MTEIKIEKDKLIPCVPTRDLVVFEDMTVNFEVARGFTISAVKKAMNGDGFVFLIAQRSVAVEEPEKKDLYKYGILGEVRQVIKSPSGVYRCLVHGISKGKLLDLVKVRDNCLYASIKLVNIGREKVSEVELTALMRQVSEAFENYLEVIPRIPKELYYDVASAETPKELFEAIAYNIPLPTDDKQIMLDLNTYGERLAYLLSTLSHEIEVSMLEREIHEHVSSTIDNQQREYFIREQIRALHNELGDGGDVDESDEAQQYLAKIGELSASDEVKDKLTAEAKRLVKMPSGTQEAVVIRNYLDTCLALPWSETTEDRRDIKKAESILEKDHYGMKKVKERVLENLAVRMMTPDIKGQVICLYGPPGVGKTSVGRSIARALDRKYVRVSLGGVRDESDIRGHRKTYVGAMPGRIIDAMKQAGTKNPVILLDEIDKMSNDFRGDPSSAMLEVLDGEQNSGFRDHFIELPFDLSEVLFITTANSLDTVAPPLLDRMEVIELASYTREEKFNIAKLHLIPKQLKKHGLKPSQMRISADAIYSLIDFYTKEAGVRKLERSIASLCRKAVKQLLENEDDKKIVFKASNLEEYLGHKKYLPDLASEKDEVGLVNGLAWTSVGGVLMPLEVLVLEGKGKVELTGSLGDVMKESGQIAVSYCRSVCDKYGIAPDFYEKKDLHIHAPEGAVPKDGPSAGVTMVTAMVSALSGIPVRKDIAMTGEITLHGKVLPIGGLREKLMAAYKAKIKTVIIPAKNKGDLDEVDDVVKNGLEIIFADNLATVLENALVKVNKPAKPVRSAKKRKEAVLTAN from the coding sequence ATGACTGAAATAAAGATAGAAAAGGATAAGCTCATTCCCTGCGTGCCTACAAGAGACCTCGTGGTGTTTGAGGATATGACCGTTAATTTCGAGGTCGCAAGAGGCTTCACTATAAGCGCTGTAAAAAAGGCAATGAACGGTGACGGCTTTGTCTTCCTTATAGCACAGAGAAGCGTTGCTGTTGAGGAGCCTGAGAAGAAGGACCTGTATAAATACGGCATACTCGGCGAGGTAAGACAGGTCATCAAGTCGCCTAGCGGCGTTTACAGATGCCTGGTGCACGGTATATCAAAGGGCAAGCTGTTAGACCTTGTCAAGGTTAGGGACAATTGCCTTTATGCATCAATAAAGCTCGTGAATATTGGCCGTGAAAAGGTCAGCGAGGTCGAGCTCACAGCACTTATGCGCCAGGTGAGCGAGGCTTTTGAGAACTATCTCGAGGTGATACCCCGTATTCCCAAGGAGCTCTACTACGATGTTGCATCAGCCGAGACTCCTAAGGAGCTTTTTGAGGCTATAGCATACAATATACCCCTGCCGACAGACGACAAGCAGATAATGCTCGACCTTAATACATACGGCGAGCGCCTTGCTTACCTGCTCTCGACCCTCAGCCATGAGATAGAGGTGAGTATGCTCGAGCGTGAGATCCACGAGCACGTTTCTTCAACTATAGATAACCAGCAGCGTGAGTATTTTATCCGTGAGCAGATAAGGGCTCTGCATAACGAGCTCGGCGACGGCGGCGATGTTGACGAGAGCGATGAGGCTCAGCAGTATCTTGCAAAGATAGGCGAGCTGTCTGCAAGCGACGAGGTCAAGGATAAGCTCACAGCAGAAGCAAAGCGCCTTGTCAAGATGCCCTCGGGTACTCAGGAGGCTGTCGTTATAAGAAACTACCTCGACACCTGCCTTGCTCTCCCTTGGAGCGAGACTACCGAAGACAGGCGTGATATAAAGAAGGCAGAGAGCATACTTGAAAAAGACCACTACGGTATGAAAAAGGTCAAGGAGCGTGTGCTTGAAAACCTCGCAGTAAGAATGATGACCCCTGATATCAAGGGTCAGGTGATATGCCTCTACGGCCCTCCCGGTGTCGGTAAGACATCAGTCGGCAGGAGCATCGCAAGAGCGCTTGACAGAAAATATGTCAGAGTTTCTCTCGGCGGCGTAAGAGATGAGAGCGACATAAGAGGCCACAGAAAGACCTATGTCGGCGCTATGCCCGGGCGTATAATAGACGCTATGAAGCAGGCAGGCACCAAGAACCCTGTGATACTCCTTGATGAGATAGACAAGATGAGCAACGACTTCCGTGGCGACCCTTCAAGCGCTATGCTCGAAGTGCTCGACGGCGAGCAGAACTCAGGCTTCAGAGACCACTTTATCGAGCTGCCGTTCGACCTCTCGGAGGTGCTGTTCATAACCACCGCAAACTCGCTCGACACAGTTGCACCCCCTCTGCTTGACAGAATGGAGGTCATCGAGCTTGCAAGCTATACAAGAGAAGAAAAATTCAACATCGCAAAGCTGCACCTTATCCCCAAGCAGCTCAAAAAGCACGGCCTTAAGCCCTCTCAGATGAGGATAAGCGCTGATGCGATATACTCGCTGATAGATTTCTACACAAAGGAAGCCGGCGTCAGAAAGCTCGAACGCTCGATAGCTTCTCTTTGCAGAAAGGCTGTCAAGCAGCTGCTTGAAAATGAGGACGACAAGAAGATAGTTTTCAAGGCATCAAACCTTGAAGAATACCTCGGCCATAAGAAATACCTGCCTGACCTTGCTTCTGAAAAGGACGAGGTGGGTCTTGTAAACGGCCTTGCGTGGACATCTGTCGGCGGCGTGCTCATGCCGCTCGAGGTGCTGGTGCTTGAGGGCAAGGGCAAGGTAGAGCTTACAGGCTCGCTCGGCGACGTTATGAAGGAATCGGGTCAGATCGCTGTAAGCTACTGCCGCAGCGTGTGCGACAAGTACGGCATCGCTCCTGATTTCTACGAGAAGAAGGATCTGCATATCCACGCACCCGAGGGCGCTGTTCCCAAGGACGGCCCTTCTGCCGGTGTTACTATGGTAACGGCTATGGTGTCGGCACTTTCGGGTATACCGGTAAGAAAAGACATTGCCATGACAGGCGAGATAACGCTTCACGGCAAGGTGCTGCCGATAGGCGGCCTGCGTGAAAAGCTCATGGCAGCTTACAAGGCAAAGATAAAGACTGTTATCATACCTGCCAAGAACAAGGGCGACCTTGACGAGGTAGACGATGTGGTAAAGAACGGCCTTGAAATAATCTTCGCTGACAACTTAGCCACAGTGCTTGAAAATGCGCTTGTCAAGGTAAACAAGCCTGCAAAGCCCGTAAGGAGCGCCAAAAAGCGCAAAGAGGCCGTGCTGACGGCTAACTGA
- a CDS encoding RING finger protein, translated as MEVNRFYGSRCISCKEEFRHGDDIVVCPECGTPYHRECYKKEGRCINEALHASGYSWKPITEEEAAAAKVSESGTIRCFRCGEENPSDMLFCTKCGLPLHQNEPPERPFNNMYTPNRYPDMNSTGQQPGQQQGVPPFTNTIMLDKNSEIDGITIEDYACFVRSNPIYFITTFFRFFKLKTKISFNFGAVLFPEFYMLYRKMYVRGMIMLILSFLLSVPSYIYLGTQEFMGQVFIKSAPFVEGKTFQLIYQASYYAFWAIRLLLGFSVNYMYYSSVKKRIRRIKAENPDNMQARQIMALAGGVSWPAVILGGTLMFGLFTGLMFLINNVIA; from the coding sequence GTGGAAGTAAACAGATTTTACGGCTCACGCTGTATATCCTGCAAGGAAGAGTTCAGGCATGGTGACGATATAGTCGTTTGCCCCGAGTGCGGTACTCCTTATCACAGAGAGTGCTATAAAAAAGAGGGCAGATGCATAAACGAGGCTCTTCACGCTTCAGGCTACAGCTGGAAGCCCATAACCGAGGAGGAGGCAGCAGCTGCCAAGGTGAGCGAGAGCGGGACTATCCGCTGCTTCCGCTGCGGCGAGGAGAACCCGTCGGATATGCTGTTCTGTACAAAATGCGGCCTGCCGCTTCATCAGAACGAGCCGCCCGAGCGCCCCTTCAACAATATGTACACCCCCAACCGCTATCCGGATATGAACAGCACAGGCCAGCAGCCCGGCCAGCAGCAGGGCGTGCCGCCTTTTACCAACACGATAATGCTTGACAAGAATTCCGAGATAGACGGCATCACGATAGAGGATTACGCTTGCTTTGTCAGGAGCAATCCGATATACTTCATAACGACATTCTTCCGCTTTTTCAAGCTGAAGACCAAGATATCATTCAACTTCGGAGCAGTGCTGTTCCCTGAGTTCTATATGCTATACCGCAAGATGTACGTCAGGGGAATGATAATGCTTATCCTGAGCTTCCTGCTCTCGGTGCCTTCGTATATCTACCTCGGCACGCAGGAATTCATGGGTCAGGTGTTCATCAAGAGCGCCCCGTTCGTCGAGGGCAAGACCTTCCAGCTGATATATCAGGCTTCCTATTACGCTTTCTGGGCGATAAGGCTGCTGCTCGGCTTCTCGGTCAACTATATGTATTATTCCTCGGTCAAGAAGCGGATACGCCGTATCAAGGCCGAAAACCCCGATAATATGCAGGCCCGGCAGATAATGGCTCTTGCAGGCGGTGTCTCATGGCCGGCTGTGATACTTGGCGGAACGCTCATGTTCGGGCTGTTCACAGGGCTGATGTTCCTGATAAATAATGTCATCGCATAA
- the proC gene encoding pyrroline-5-carboxylate reductase, with protein sequence MTNVGFIGAGNMGYAIMKGILSSDMKNDVKLFAFDKSEAALDRAMAAGVTATGDAKDVVKQCKYVFFAIKPQQLDEVLDEVASEVDSDTVIVSILAGVTDEYYAKRTVENAKVVLVMPNTPFLLGEGATALSHSDSVTDEEFELVCKVFASGGIYSVVPKDKMKEIIAINGSSPAFIYLYAQYFIEYAQSVGIDAAAATELFAKSLIGSAKMITDSGKTLDELITMVSSKGGTTIAGLEQLRANDLKKAVDDCCKACTKRAYELSK encoded by the coding sequence ATGACAAATGTAGGATTTATTGGTGCAGGAAACATGGGCTATGCCATAATGAAGGGTATTCTTTCAAGTGATATGAAGAATGATGTAAAGCTCTTCGCATTTGACAAGTCAGAGGCTGCACTTGACAGGGCTATGGCAGCAGGTGTTACAGCAACAGGCGATGCAAAGGACGTTGTTAAGCAGTGCAAGTATGTGTTCTTTGCAATAAAGCCGCAGCAGCTCGACGAGGTGCTCGACGAGGTGGCTTCCGAGGTTGACAGCGACACTGTTATCGTGTCTATACTTGCAGGCGTGACTGACGAATACTACGCAAAGAGAACTGTTGAAAACGCAAAGGTAGTGCTCGTTATGCCCAACACTCCTTTTCTGCTCGGAGAGGGTGCTACAGCTCTTTCACACTCTGACAGCGTGACTGACGAGGAATTTGAGCTTGTGTGCAAGGTATTCGCTTCCGGCGGCATCTACTCGGTCGTTCCCAAGGACAAGATGAAGGAGATCATCGCTATCAACGGCTCCTCCCCTGCTTTTATCTACCTTTACGCACAGTATTTCATAGAGTATGCGCAGAGCGTGGGCATTGATGCTGCGGCTGCAACAGAGCTTTTTGCAAAGTCTCTCATAGGCTCTGCAAAGATGATAACCGACAGCGGCAAGACACTTGATGAGCTCATAACAATGGTTTCATCAAAGGGCGGCACGACTATCGCAGGGCTTGAACAGCTGAGAGCTAACGACCTCAAAAAGGCAGTTGACGACTGCTGCAAGGCCTGCACAAAGAGAGCATACGAGCTTTCAAAGTAA
- the yihA gene encoding ribosome biogenesis GTP-binding protein YihA/YsxC has protein sequence MNYQNAKFYTSFGRLSQMPKSDRIEIAFAGRSNVGKSSLLNKILNRKALARVSAMPGKTVTINFFSLENVYFVDLPGYGYAKVSKREKEKWGELIGGYLNDGERRLELVFQLIDIRHAPSKEDIMMINFLIDNEIPFVIIFTKADKLKPSKRDERMQGFSQEIPCFSQITSIVASAETGEGIDEIRSIIEEVADGQEVYHLPPDANDDYEDFYDEPEDDEPQAGFQGGYLRPNSK, from the coding sequence ATGAATTACCAGAACGCAAAGTTTTATACATCCTTCGGCAGGCTGTCGCAGATGCCGAAGTCTGACAGGATAGAGATAGCATTTGCCGGCCGCTCGAATGTCGGCAAATCATCGCTTTTAAACAAGATACTAAACCGCAAGGCGCTTGCCCGTGTAAGTGCCATGCCGGGAAAGACAGTCACGATAAACTTTTTCAGTCTGGAGAATGTTTACTTCGTTGACCTTCCGGGCTACGGCTACGCTAAAGTCTCAAAGCGTGAAAAGGAAAAGTGGGGCGAGCTGATAGGCGGCTATCTCAATGACGGCGAAAGGCGGCTGGAGCTTGTTTTCCAGCTTATCGACATACGCCACGCACCGTCAAAGGAAGATATCATGATGATAAACTTCCTGATAGACAACGAGATACCCTTCGTGATAATCTTCACAAAGGCCGATAAGCTGAAGCCCTCCAAGCGTGATGAGAGAATGCAGGGCTTTTCGCAGGAGATACCGTGCTTCTCGCAGATAACGAGCATCGTGGCCTCAGCCGAGACTGGCGAGGGGATAGATGAGATACGCTCTATCATCGAGGAGGTCGCCGACGGTCAGGAGGTATACCACCTGCCGCCCGATGCAAATGACGATTACGAGGATTTCTATGACGAGCCTGAGGACGACGAGCCGCAGGCAGGCTTTCAGGGCGGATATCTGCGCCCTAACAGCAAATAA
- the rpsR gene encoding 30S ribosomal protein S18: MENQRPARPVKRGRKKVCMFCVDRAETIDYKDITKLRKCMTERAKILPRRVTGTCAYHQRELTKAIKRARHVALLPYVAD, encoded by the coding sequence ATGGAAAATCAGAGACCTGCAAGGCCTGTAAAGAGAGGCCGTAAGAAGGTATGTATGTTCTGTGTTGACAGAGCTGAAACTATAGACTACAAGGATATAACAAAGCTCAGAAAGTGCATGACAGAGAGAGCTAAGATTCTCCCCAGAAGAGTTACAGGCACTTGCGCTTATCATCAGAGAGAGCTCACAAAGGCTATCAAGAGAGCACGTCACGTTGCACTCCTGCCTTATGTAGCTGACTGA
- a CDS encoding YesL family protein: MGLFSNYNSAGPGVPKAPQEKVGLFKFMEVYGRRMWVLMGLNLIYLLACIPIITIGPATAGMTKVARNYSQERHAFVWQDFWEAFKKNFKQSFIMGLIDIIFVVAFIVAVPSYSIWAQQNKMMYIPFVMCLMCVIVFFMMHFYIYLMIVSTTLSLRQIFKNAFFLTSLGLKQSLVTLLVWLMISFMMITMLPFSLFIMLFWTSSFLCFVTCFNCYPVIRKYVIQPYYDKLGEDNPEFDYLKNDEEALFEDMGGKEAPIEEEKKPKKKGKRIK; the protein is encoded by the coding sequence ATGGGATTATTCTCAAACTACAACAGCGCAGGCCCCGGCGTGCCTAAGGCGCCGCAGGAAAAGGTGGGGCTTTTCAAGTTTATGGAAGTCTACGGGCGCAGGATGTGGGTGCTCATGGGGCTCAACCTCATATATCTGCTCGCCTGCATACCGATTATAACCATAGGCCCTGCGACCGCAGGCATGACCAAGGTCGCAAGAAACTACTCGCAGGAGCGCCACGCTTTTGTATGGCAGGATTTCTGGGAGGCCTTCAAGAAAAACTTCAAGCAGAGCTTCATCATGGGGCTGATAGACATTATCTTCGTGGTGGCATTCATAGTAGCAGTGCCTTCATACAGCATATGGGCGCAGCAGAACAAGATGATGTATATCCCCTTTGTGATGTGTCTTATGTGCGTTATCGTCTTCTTTATGATGCATTTTTACATCTACCTGATGATAGTATCAACGACACTGAGCCTGCGTCAGATATTCAAAAACGCATTCTTCTTAACCAGCCTCGGGCTTAAGCAGTCGCTCGTTACGCTGCTGGTATGGCTGATGATATCATTTATGATGATAACCATGCTGCCCTTCTCGCTGTTTATCATGCTTTTCTGGACATCGAGCTTCTTATGCTTTGTGACCTGCTTCAACTGCTATCCGGTAATAAGAAAATACGTTATCCAGCCCTACTACGACAAGCTCGGCGAGGACAATCCTGAGTTTGACTATCTCAAAAACGACGAAGAAGCGTTGTTTGAGGACATGGGCGGCAAGGAAGCACCTATCGAGGAAGAAAAAAAGCCAAAGAAAAAAGGCAAGAGAATAAAATAA
- a CDS encoding zinc ribbon domain-containing protein — protein sequence MQCPVCGAENLTENANFCTGCGAPLGGYAYSRPAAPAVNEQMLRQLGNDMGNYCKVKRVPKLGVAPVLIVLFEFAAISALCIVAAGVAAGLFIGAFFGGVFALLVWLVYRLRVGASKRLNTYFGTDGEVNVLLDFASAEPFVNDQFRLGMKYLFIRNSAVLRLVNITDVRIIVHHYRIIPTGFHLTAIVDDENGSLAFPLCRLHMFKFRPESEQVISTIMQRRDFARNNMRQI from the coding sequence ATGCAATGTCCTGTGTGCGGTGCAGAAAATCTAACTGAAAATGCTAACTTTTGTACCGGGTGCGGTGCGCCGCTCGGCGGCTATGCTTACAGTCGGCCTGCTGCCCCGGCGGTGAATGAGCAGATGCTCAGACAGCTCGGCAACGATATGGGCAACTACTGCAAGGTAAAACGTGTTCCTAAGCTGGGCGTAGCGCCTGTTCTGATAGTCCTGTTTGAGTTTGCTGCGATATCTGCTTTATGCATCGTGGCGGCCGGTGTTGCCGCAGGGCTTTTTATAGGAGCTTTCTTTGGCGGGGTGTTTGCACTTCTCGTGTGGCTCGTTTACAGGCTGCGTGTCGGGGCATCAAAAAGGCTCAACACATACTTTGGCACAGACGGCGAAGTGAACGTGCTGCTCGATTTCGCATCGGCAGAGCCCTTTGTAAATGACCAGTTCAGGCTCGGTATGAAATATCTTTTTATCAGAAACAGCGCAGTGCTGCGGTTAGTCAATATAACCGATGTAAGGATAATAGTGCATCATTACCGTATCATTCCGACAGGCTTTCACCTGACAGCTATTGTAGACGACGAGAACGGCAGTCTGGCTTTTCCGCTGTGCAGGCTGCATATGTTTAAATTCAGGCCGGAATCAGAGCAGGTGATATCAACTATTATGCAAAGGCGTGACTTTGCGAGAAATAATATGAGACAGATATAA
- a CDS encoding stage II sporulation protein M, whose amino-acid sequence MQRRSNARLDMFVFLMAAALLGVLFGTLVCCYASDDTQRSLGLINDDFLSSRLSSGLGPMILKSFGTGALFMAAVFLLGLCALGQPFTVLVLVCRAVGIGAAAASVFSAYGKEGLKVFSFLLLPESAAGLMILILAARESISMSGIVFKTLTGSTTDRQLCDITKLYSVKMLVLLSCTGAAALLQSVITIIYKMIFAV is encoded by the coding sequence ATGCAAAGGCGTTCAAACGCAAGGCTCGATATGTTCGTGTTCCTCATGGCGGCGGCACTTTTAGGTGTGCTTTTCGGCACGCTTGTCTGCTGCTATGCAAGTGATGATACACAGCGCTCGCTCGGGCTGATAAATGATGATTTTCTAAGCTCACGGCTAAGCTCCGGGCTCGGGCCTATGATACTCAAGTCTTTCGGGACAGGGGCGCTGTTCATGGCGGCGGTTTTCCTGCTCGGGCTGTGTGCTCTGGGGCAGCCATTTACTGTGCTGGTGCTCGTTTGCAGGGCGGTCGGCATAGGTGCGGCGGCGGCTTCGGTGTTCTCGGCATACGGCAAGGAGGGGCTTAAAGTCTTCTCGTTCCTGCTTCTGCCTGAGAGCGCAGCAGGGCTTATGATACTCATTCTCGCTGCAAGAGAGTCGATATCCATGTCGGGCATAGTTTTCAAAACGCTTACCGGCAGCACGACCGACAGGCAGCTGTGCGACATCACAAAGCTCTACTCGGTAAAGATGCTCGTACTTCTCTCATGCACAGGGGCGGCAGCTCTTTTGCAGAGCGTGATAACAATAATATATAAAATGATATTTGCCGTATAG
- the ssb gene encoding single-stranded DNA-binding protein: MLNRVIIMGRITQDLEVKQAGSQPVLSFTVAVERNYTDQNGQRPVDFIDCVAWRQQAEFIGRFFGKGRMICVEGELRKRDYTDKNGNKRYVTEVYVDSAYFTGEPKRDGGNGGYGNPYQGGNNYNNGYNNNSYQQNSYQQPQQNNYQPQYNQPPQQDNMSIGGMEDFEEIISDDGVPF, encoded by the coding sequence ATGCTTAACAGAGTTATTATAATGGGCAGGATCACACAGGATCTTGAAGTAAAGCAGGCAGGAAGTCAGCCTGTTCTGAGTTTTACCGTGGCAGTTGAAAGAAACTACACTGACCAGAACGGCCAGAGACCTGTTGACTTTATTGACTGTGTTGCATGGAGACAGCAAGCTGAATTCATAGGCCGATTCTTTGGCAAAGGTAGAATGATCTGTGTTGAAGGTGAACTTCGCAAGAGAGATTATACCGATAAGAATGGTAATAAGCGCTATGTTACAGAGGTTTATGTTGACAGTGCTTATTTCACCGGTGAGCCTAAGAGAGACGGCGGCAACGGCGGCTATGGCAACCCTTATCAGGGCGGCAACAATTATAACAACGGTTATAATAACAACAGCTACCAGCAGAACAGCTACCAGCAGCCCCAGCAGAATAACTACCAGCCTCAATACAATCAGCCTCCGCAGCAGGACAATATGTCCATAGGCGGAATGGAGGATTTTGAGGAGATAATAAGCGATGACGGCGTTCCGTTCTGA
- a CDS encoding cohesin domain-containing protein has product MFKRFFSAAAAAALACACVPCVSAYDGLFSVSSGSVKAGDEVTIDVSVSDSTKLTAARLFVKYDASVFTLTDAQEVDFSGVVMGNKDYEPFTFLWIDPSGMGVADEGTFARLTFSCDRDAVSGDYDFSLFYEEEDCIDAYGYPLDFDVSEGKVTVTGGKSAETTKPVTTTTSADTTTAKEKKTTTKAVTTKGKDTDTTTTKPSETQSQTSSTSSETKKSESTTKDKDDSSEPDKTSKTTRTSDSQTETVSTDVTVTEPGDISDTTTTTVSAAASSDSSSSPDDKDTGSKKGIIAVLAFVGLCGIVLAVWLVFRIKKEK; this is encoded by the coding sequence ATGTTTAAAAGATTTTTCAGCGCGGCAGCGGCTGCTGCACTTGCCTGTGCTTGTGTGCCGTGTGTGAGCGCATATGACGGGCTGTTCTCCGTCTCCTCGGGGTCTGTCAAGGCAGGCGACGAGGTGACTATAGATGTAAGTGTCAGCGACAGCACAAAGCTCACGGCTGCAAGGCTGTTTGTAAAGTACGATGCTTCCGTATTCACGCTCACGGATGCGCAGGAGGTCGATTTCAGCGGCGTTGTAATGGGTAATAAGGACTACGAGCCGTTTACCTTCCTGTGGATAGACCCGTCAGGTATGGGCGTGGCTGATGAAGGCACATTTGCAAGGCTTACATTCTCGTGTGACAGGGACGCAGTTTCGGGCGACTATGATTTCTCGCTTTTCTATGAGGAGGAGGACTGTATAGACGCTTACGGCTATCCGCTTGACTTTGATGTGTCAGAGGGCAAGGTGACTGTCACCGGCGGAAAGTCTGCCGAGACGACAAAGCCTGTTACGACCACCACGTCAGCCGATACGACCACTGCAAAGGAAAAGAAGACGACGACCAAGGCCGTGACCACAAAGGGCAAGGATACAGATACAACGACTACCAAGCCGAGCGAGACGCAGTCTCAAACGAGCAGTACGTCGTCTGAGACAAAGAAGTCCGAGTCTACCACCAAGGACAAGGACGACTCGTCCGAGCCTGATAAGACGAGCAAGACTACCAGGACATCAGACTCGCAGACCGAGACTGTATCTACAGATGTGACGGTAACAGAGCCCGGCGACATATCAGATACTACAACGACCACCGTGTCTGCTGCGGCTTCGTCTGACAGCTCCTCATCGCCTGATGATAAGGATACCGGCAGCAAGAAAGGCATCATAGCAGTGCTGGCATTTGTCGGCCTGTGCGGCATCGTGCTCGCTGTGTGGCTTGTGTTCAGAATAAAGAAAGAAAAATAA
- the prfB gene encoding peptide chain release factor 2, which translates to MVFLENLKSELEKYRPQVEELYSVYDIENAKEKIDELHEKAAEPGFWDDTENSQKVLQQTRSLENKVEKYNKLTAAVDDIEVMIEMAAEEDDDSMVEEINEELKKLGEELEKIKLETLLKGEYDSRNCILTLHAGAGGTEAQDWTEMLYRMYTHWADKHGFKVQVMDILEGGDAGYKSASIFIEGENAYGYLKSEAGIHRLVRISPFDSSGSRHTSFSAVDVMPEIDESIQVEIRPEDIKMDVFRSSGAGGQHINKTSSAVRLTHIPTGLVASCQTQRSQVQNRKYAMMLLTAQLVKIKEQEHLDKISDIKGVQKEIAWGSQIRSYVFMPYTLVKDTRTGYETTQVQAVMDGDLDGFINAYLKDLSLGKIDKN; encoded by the coding sequence ATGGTATTTTTAGAAAACTTAAAGTCCGAGCTTGAAAAATACAGGCCGCAGGTCGAGGAGCTGTATTCGGTCTACGACATCGAGAATGCTAAGGAAAAGATAGACGAGCTGCACGAGAAAGCAGCCGAGCCGGGCTTCTGGGACGACACGGAGAATTCGCAGAAGGTGCTCCAGCAGACAAGGAGCTTGGAGAACAAGGTCGAAAAATACAACAAGCTCACCGCTGCCGTAGATGACATAGAGGTCATGATAGAAATGGCCGCTGAGGAAGACGACGACTCTATGGTGGAGGAGATAAACGAGGAGCTCAAAAAGCTCGGCGAGGAGCTTGAAAAGATAAAGCTCGAAACTCTCCTTAAGGGCGAGTATGACAGCCGCAACTGTATCCTCACGCTGCACGCAGGTGCAGGCGGCACAGAGGCGCAGGACTGGACAGAGATGCTCTACAGAATGTACACCCACTGGGCAGACAAGCACGGCTTCAAGGTGCAGGTGATGGATATCCTCGAAGGCGGCGATGCAGGCTACAAGAGCGCATCTATATTCATTGAGGGCGAGAACGCCTACGGCTATTTAAAGAGCGAGGCAGGCATCCACAGGCTTGTGCGTATATCGCCTTTCGACAGCTCGGGAAGCAGACACACCTCATTCTCGGCAGTTGATGTTATGCCTGAGATAGACGAGAGCATCCAGGTAGAGATACGTCCTGAGGATATCAAGATGGACGTTTTCCGTTCATCCGGTGCCGGCGGTCAGCACATCAACAAGACCTCCTCTGCTGTAAGACTTACACATATCCCGACTGGATTGGTCGCTTCCTGCCAGACACAGCGCTCGCAGGTGCAAAACAGAAAATACGCTATGATGCTCCTGACAGCACAGCTCGTTAAGATAAAGGAGCAGGAGCACCTTGACAAAATATCCGACATCAAGGGCGTGCAGAAGGAGATCGCATGGGGCTCGCAGATACGCTCGTATGTATTCATGCCCTACACCCTTGTTAAGGACACAAGAACAGGCTATGAGACTACACAGGTACAGGCAGTTATGGACGGCGACCTTGACGGGTTCATAAACGCATACCTCAAAGACCTCTCGCTCGGAAAAATAGATAAGAATTAA
- the rpsF gene encoding 30S ribosomal protein S6 — protein sequence MAKLTENYEAMVVFSLKKEEEEIKSLIEKFTGMINAEAEDVTTNEWGKRKLAYAINYENEGYYVLWNFTAKPEFPAELERVLGITDGVIRFLITLK from the coding sequence ATGGCAAAGTTAACTGAAAACTACGAGGCAATGGTCGTATTCAGTCTGAAGAAGGAAGAGGAGGAGATCAAGTCCCTCATCGAGAAGTTCACAGGCATGATCAATGCTGAGGCTGAGGATGTTACAACAAACGAGTGGGGCAAGAGAAAGCTCGCTTACGCAATCAACTACGAAAACGAGGGCTACTATGTTCTCTGGAACTTCACAGCTAAGCCTGAGTTCCCGGCTGAGCTTGAGCGTGTACTCGGCATCACAGACGGCGTTATTCGTTTCCTGATAACACTTAAGTAA